One stretch of Chiroxiphia lanceolata isolate bChiLan1 chromosome 1, bChiLan1.pri, whole genome shotgun sequence DNA includes these proteins:
- the GATAD1 gene encoding GATA zinc finger domain-containing protein 1 codes for MPLGLKPTCSVCRSTSSSMWKKGGQGEILCNNCTARSAPPAPAAFATTSAAAQHSNGGGGGGGGKQSKQEIHRRSARLRNTKYKSAPAAEKKVSTKGKGRRHIFKLKNPIKAPESVSTIITAESIFYKGVYYQIGDVVSVVDEQDGKTYYAQIRGFIQDQYCEKSAALTWLIPTQASPKDCFDPASYIIGPEEDLPRKMEYLEFVCHAPSEYFKSRSSPFPTVPTRPEKGYIWTHVGPTPAISIKETVTNNL; via the exons ATGCCGCTGGGGCTGAAGCCCACCTGCAGCGTGTGCCGCAGCACGTCCTCCTCCATGTGGAAGAAGGGCGGGCAGGGCGAGATCCTGTGCAACAACTGCACGGCGCGCTCGGCGCCGCCCGCACCCGCCGCCTTCGCCACCACCTCGGCCGCCGCCCAGCACAGCAacgggggcggcggcggcggcggcgggaagCAG AGCAAGCAGGAGATCCACCGCCGCTCCGCGCGGCTCAGGAACACCAAGTACAAGTCGGCGCCCGCCGCGGAGAAGAAGGTTTCCACcaagggaaagggcaggaggCACATCTTCAAGCTGAAGAAC CCCATCAAGGCTCCTGAGTCCGTATCCACTATAATTACAGCAGAATCAATCTTTTATAAG GGTGTATACTATCAAATTGGAGATGTTGTCTCAGTGGTTGATGAGCAGGATGGGAAAACATACTACGCTCAGATCCGTGGGTTTATTCAGGACCAATACTGTGAAAAGAGTGCTGCACTAACCTGGCTCATTCCTACACAAGCCAGCCCCAAAGACTGTTTTGACCCAGCATCCTATATCATAG gaccAGAAGAAGATCTCCCAAGGAAAATGGAATATTTAGAATTTGTTTGTCACGCGCCTTCGGAATATTTCAAATCTCGATCATCTCCCTTCCCCACTGTTCCTACAAGGCCAGAGAAGGGCTATATATGGACTCATGTGGGACCTACTCCTGCAATCTCCATTAAAGAAACTGTTactaataatttataa